The following proteins come from a genomic window of Sphingobium cloacae:
- a CDS encoding response regulator transcription factor, with product MLQSATRDRSASARRAPPAAPHIVIVEDDAGVRTLLARILRECGYHVTGAADSRELEAAMGERQVDLILLDIMLPGRNGLDICRAVRERSRVPIIMISARGQESDRVAGLDLGADDYIAKPFGRAEVLARVRAMLRRASDPHVPLDIPIPAQFDFAGWRYHARRCELISPTGAEVALTAAEHDLLLVLLRHPQRMIGRERLIEMTRSRIATPTDRSIDVLISRLRRKLGDGRQSRSIIRTIRGVGYMFAADVHVT from the coding sequence TTGTTACAATCCGCGACAAGGGACCGATCCGCGTCGGCAAGGCGGGCTCCGCCGGCGGCGCCTCATATCGTCATTGTCGAGGACGATGCGGGCGTTCGCACGCTGCTGGCCCGCATCCTACGCGAATGCGGTTATCATGTGACGGGCGCCGCCGACAGCCGCGAACTGGAAGCTGCCATGGGCGAGCGGCAGGTCGATCTGATCCTGCTCGACATCATGCTGCCGGGCAGGAACGGCCTCGACATCTGCCGCGCCGTCCGGGAACGCAGCCGGGTTCCGATCATCATGATCAGCGCGCGGGGGCAGGAAAGCGACCGGGTGGCGGGTCTGGACCTGGGGGCCGACGATTATATCGCCAAGCCTTTCGGTCGCGCGGAAGTCCTGGCGCGGGTGCGCGCGATGCTCCGCCGGGCCAGCGATCCGCATGTGCCGCTCGACATTCCGATCCCGGCACAATTCGATTTTGCGGGCTGGCGCTACCATGCGCGGCGTTGCGAACTGATTTCGCCGACGGGGGCCGAAGTCGCTCTCACGGCGGCGGAGCATGACCTGTTGCTGGTGCTGCTGCGCCACCCGCAGCGGATGATCGGCCGCGAGCGTCTGATCGAAATGACGCGCAGCCGCATAGCCACGCCGACCGATCGCAGCATCGACGTGCTGATCAGCCGCCTGCGCCGCAAATTGGGAGACGGCCGGCAATCGCGGTCGATCATCCGCACGATACGCGGGGTCGGCTATATGTTCGCGGCTGACGTGCACGTCACTTGA
- a CDS encoding ATP-binding protein, with protein sequence MRPLRSIGMVGRIALVVAAAVLLELCGNIALHRWQEAELVPASQIRRISARLVEAERAAIVHHPRDRGRTMHELAGDGMTLNWVARTVITDFGAYTTRLGQLREAMIGGEPGLAARELRLTLIPSAEPGKRDLLGARQLVDGSFVTFRIGPYLDAPPHPATVVAMHLLLTLGVLLIAVLMVRALVQPLRNLAEAADATGHGRKGSFRIEGPPEVRRVAAAFSAMQARLVQTMEDHTQSLISVSHDLRTPIQRLHLRAALIDDPEAREALAVDLGEMEHFIESTLSYFRSGDEEPLRRIDLAAIAMTAVDTASDLGADIRYEGPDAFETMARPLAMKRVIANLIDNARRHADRIVLTLRSVDHGGFEMDVDDDGPGIPADLRAEAVLPFRRLEQAPGQGHGGAGLGLAAVDRAMAAMGGRLILTDSPLGGLKARLVVQAS encoded by the coding sequence ATGCGGCCCCTGCGTTCGATCGGGATGGTCGGGCGGATCGCGCTGGTCGTGGCGGCGGCGGTCCTGCTGGAGCTATGCGGCAATATCGCCCTGCATCGCTGGCAGGAAGCCGAACTGGTGCCGGCCAGCCAGATCCGGCGGATTTCCGCTCGGCTGGTGGAAGCCGAACGCGCGGCGATCGTCCATCATCCGCGCGACCGGGGCCGGACGATGCACGAACTGGCAGGCGACGGCATGACGCTCAATTGGGTGGCGCGAACCGTCATCACCGACTTCGGCGCCTACACCACCCGGCTCGGCCAGTTGCGCGAGGCGATGATCGGCGGCGAGCCGGGCCTTGCCGCGCGGGAATTGCGGCTGACGCTGATTCCCTCCGCCGAGCCGGGGAAACGCGATCTTCTGGGTGCGCGGCAACTTGTCGACGGGTCTTTCGTGACGTTCCGCATCGGCCCCTATCTCGACGCGCCGCCGCACCCGGCCACGGTCGTCGCGATGCATCTGCTGCTGACGTTGGGCGTGCTGCTGATCGCCGTGCTCATGGTCCGGGCGCTGGTACAGCCGCTCCGCAACCTTGCGGAGGCGGCGGACGCGACCGGGCATGGCCGCAAGGGATCGTTCCGGATCGAAGGGCCGCCCGAAGTCCGGCGCGTCGCCGCTGCCTTTTCGGCCATGCAGGCCCGGCTCGTTCAGACGATGGAGGATCATACCCAATCGCTGATCTCCGTGTCGCATGACTTGCGCACGCCGATCCAGCGCCTGCATCTGCGCGCCGCGCTGATCGACGATCCCGAAGCGCGGGAGGCGCTGGCGGTGGACCTGGGGGAAATGGAGCATTTCATCGAATCGACCCTCTCCTATTTCCGCAGCGGCGACGAGGAACCGCTCCGGCGGATCGATCTGGCGGCCATCGCGATGACGGCGGTGGACACCGCGTCGGATCTGGGCGCGGACATCCGCTACGAAGGGCCCGATGCGTTCGAGACCATGGCGCGACCGCTGGCGATGAAGCGGGTCATCGCGAACCTGATCGACAATGCCCGCCGCCATGCGGACCGGATCGTCCTGACGCTCCGGTCCGTGGATCATGGCGGCTTCGAGATGGACGTGGACGACGATGGCCCCGGCATCCCCGCCGATTTGCGGGCGGAGGCGGTCCTGCCATTCCGGCGGCTGGAGCAGGCGCCGGGGCAGGGGCATGGCGGCGCGGGCCTGGGCCTGGCCGCCGTCGACCGCGCGATGGCGGCCATGGGCGGAAGGCTGATCCTGACGGACAGTCCGCTCGGGGGCCTGAAGGCGCGGCTTGTCGTGCAGGCAAGCTGA
- a CDS encoding pyridoxamine 5'-phosphate oxidase family protein: MTSPVDTTAALEAIVGRTPPAIHLKVIDHLDESALRWLSASPFAFISMGDGRGARVTMAGGGPGFAGGDRAMLHIPLIAMDDAEGLKPGRGFGSLFLAPGIGETLRVNGRVAHVDADQVHVAVEECYVHCAKALIRSAFWEAEPIAGPPEDAATFVAASRFMALATVDKQGRADLSPKGDPAGLMARVEEGTLWFADRPGNRRVDSFRNILSQPRIAMTLLLPGSTRVATLSGTASLTADAETRARFAVQGKTPLLAVRVDGAALDLRESGALARARLWPMGQKAERIDPAAMFVAHVKLNRDKGLGARLAGAVMSVPGLMRKGLEKDYKSNLY, translated from the coding sequence ATGACGAGCCCAGTCGATACGACTGCCGCGCTGGAGGCGATCGTCGGCCGGACACCGCCAGCCATTCATCTCAAGGTGATCGACCATCTGGACGAAAGCGCCCTGCGCTGGCTGTCCGCCTCTCCTTTCGCATTCATTTCCATGGGCGATGGACGGGGGGCGCGCGTGACGATGGCCGGTGGCGGTCCAGGCTTTGCCGGAGGGGACCGGGCCATGCTGCACATCCCGCTGATCGCCATGGACGATGCGGAAGGCCTGAAGCCGGGCAGGGGTTTCGGCTCCCTGTTCCTCGCGCCGGGGATCGGGGAAACGCTGCGCGTCAATGGACGGGTCGCGCATGTGGACGCGGATCAGGTCCATGTCGCGGTGGAGGAGTGCTATGTCCACTGCGCCAAGGCGTTGATCCGATCGGCCTTTTGGGAAGCCGAACCGATCGCCGGTCCGCCGGAGGATGCGGCGACCTTCGTGGCAGCCAGTCGCTTCATGGCGCTCGCGACCGTCGATAAGCAAGGACGGGCGGATCTCAGTCCCAAGGGCGATCCGGCTGGCCTCATGGCGCGGGTCGAAGAAGGAACGTTATGGTTCGCCGACCGGCCGGGCAACCGGCGCGTCGACAGCTTTCGCAACATCCTTTCCCAGCCTCGCATTGCGATGACCCTGCTGCTGCCCGGATCGACCCGCGTCGCGACCCTTTCCGGCACCGCGAGCCTGACTGCGGATGCGGAAACGCGGGCTCGCTTTGCCGTGCAGGGCAAAACGCCCCTGCTCGCGGTCCGGGTCGATGGCGCCGCGCTGGACCTGCGGGAGAGCGGCGCGCTCGCGCGGGCGCGGTTGTGGCCCATGGGACAGAAAGCGGAACGGATCGATCCGGCGGCGATGTTCGTCGCGCACGTCAAACTCAATCGGGACAAGGGTCTGGGCGCAAGACTGGCCGGGGCGGTCATGTCGGTGCCGGGGTTGATGCGCAAGGGGTTGGAAAAGGATTATAAGTCGAACCTGTACTGA
- a CDS encoding TonB-dependent siderophore receptor, with translation MPMVSTMAAAAEADSSSATAPAEDDRKATIIVNGQSTSLASVSGTKTQAPLIETPQSITIIDREELVLRNALSINQALTYVAGVGPNQRGNVAVRYDQLTIRGFSPASFLDGMRLQGGVYSSPQIDFHRIESVDVIKGPASVLYGNSTPGGLVNMTSKVPRAEAGGSVEVAAGNFSLLRGAVDSTGPIDSQGRFLYRIVGGAEKSDGFVDYVKNERYYISPMVSFVPDEATSLTLIAAYQRDPKGGSYGSVPPIGSAVPNPNGKIRWAFYDGEPGYEAFDRKQYSLSALFRRDFNEVVRYRANARYIKVKQHYRSVYNSSMLPDLRTIERGGGGSDEVFQTFTIDNNIAATFATGPFEHQLLVGLDFLHNEGTGYQRFVRGAANGIPNLDIYEPVYGVVIPDVLAGVPPTDSRRNQTGLYAQDQVHLGGLNLIGSIRKDWYWQRSTTSGVSTTMEQSKTTYRAGALYAFEFGLSPYFSYSTSFEPQSGTTVTGKPFVPATGRQYEAGLKFQPPGTDTILTLSVYDLARQNVPVSDPDNPGYSIQVGETGTRGIELEGRGSIRPGLEFSLAGTYMDSELKRGNPPSTTVINGAQQSGVTGTRPLAIPSWTASSFLSYDLTKNEAIAGPLGGLTIGAGIRYVGGSDGIYTLATNTTPATTLTRFRTRGYTLVDAVLGYDLGRLDGGMEGFNLMVNASNLFDKRHVTSCLSTNWCWFGAPRTVVASLRYKW, from the coding sequence ATGCCGATGGTTTCCACGATGGCGGCCGCCGCCGAAGCGGATTCATCGAGCGCGACGGCGCCGGCGGAAGACGATCGCAAGGCGACGATCATCGTCAACGGCCAGTCGACCTCCCTTGCCTCGGTCAGCGGCACCAAGACTCAGGCGCCGCTGATCGAAACGCCGCAGAGCATCACGATCATCGACAGGGAAGAACTGGTCCTGCGCAACGCGCTGTCGATCAACCAGGCGCTGACCTATGTCGCGGGCGTCGGTCCCAACCAGCGGGGGAATGTCGCCGTCCGCTATGACCAACTGACGATACGCGGCTTCTCTCCCGCGAGCTTTCTCGACGGCATGCGGCTCCAAGGGGGCGTCTATTCCTCGCCGCAGATCGACTTCCATCGCATCGAAAGCGTCGATGTCATCAAGGGGCCGGCCTCCGTTCTCTACGGCAATTCCACGCCGGGCGGTCTTGTCAACATGACGAGCAAGGTTCCGCGGGCCGAAGCGGGCGGCTCGGTGGAAGTGGCGGCGGGCAATTTCTCCCTGCTGCGCGGCGCGGTGGACAGCACCGGGCCGATCGACAGCCAGGGCCGCTTTCTCTATCGCATCGTCGGCGGCGCGGAAAAGAGCGACGGTTTCGTCGATTATGTCAAGAATGAGCGTTATTATATCAGCCCGATGGTCAGCTTCGTCCCTGACGAGGCGACTTCCCTGACGCTGATCGCCGCCTACCAGCGCGATCCCAAGGGCGGTTCCTATGGTTCGGTGCCGCCCATCGGCTCGGCCGTGCCCAATCCCAACGGCAAGATCCGCTGGGCATTCTACGATGGCGAACCGGGCTATGAGGCGTTCGACCGCAAGCAATATTCCTTGTCCGCCCTGTTCCGCCGCGACTTCAACGAGGTGGTCCGCTATCGCGCCAATGCGCGCTACATCAAGGTGAAGCAGCATTACCGCTCGGTCTACAATTCCAGCATGCTGCCGGACCTGCGGACGATCGAACGCGGCGGGGGCGGGTCTGACGAGGTGTTCCAGACCTTCACCATCGACAATAATATCGCGGCGACATTTGCGACCGGCCCGTTTGAGCATCAGTTGCTGGTAGGTCTCGACTTCCTCCATAATGAGGGCACGGGCTATCAGCGCTTCGTGCGCGGGGCCGCCAATGGCATCCCCAATCTGGACATCTATGAGCCGGTCTACGGGGTCGTCATTCCCGACGTGCTTGCGGGCGTGCCGCCGACCGACAGCCGCCGCAACCAGACCGGCCTATACGCGCAGGATCAGGTGCATCTGGGCGGCCTCAATCTGATCGGCAGCATCCGCAAGGACTGGTATTGGCAGCGGTCGACCACTTCGGGCGTCAGCACGACCATGGAACAGTCCAAGACGACCTATCGGGCGGGTGCGCTATACGCGTTTGAATTCGGCCTTTCGCCCTATTTCAGCTATTCGACCTCGTTCGAACCGCAAAGCGGCACGACCGTGACGGGCAAGCCTTTCGTGCCCGCCACCGGACGACAATATGAGGCGGGCCTGAAGTTCCAGCCGCCCGGCACCGACACGATCCTCACCCTGTCCGTCTATGACCTGGCGCGCCAGAACGTGCCCGTTTCCGATCCTGACAATCCGGGCTATTCCATTCAGGTGGGCGAGACCGGGACAAGGGGCATCGAACTGGAAGGGCGCGGATCGATCCGCCCCGGCCTGGAGTTCAGCCTTGCGGGCACCTACATGGATTCCGAGTTGAAACGCGGCAATCCGCCTTCCACGACCGTCATCAACGGCGCGCAGCAATCGGGCGTCACGGGCACCAGGCCGCTCGCCATTCCGTCATGGACCGCTTCGTCCTTCCTCTCCTACGACCTGACGAAGAATGAGGCGATCGCCGGTCCTCTTGGCGGGCTGACCATCGGCGCGGGCATACGCTATGTCGGTGGATCGGACGGCATCTATACGCTGGCGACCAATACGACGCCCGCCACGACGCTGACCCGGTTCCGCACCCGGGGCTATACGCTGGTCGACGCCGTGCTGGGTTATGATCTGGGCCGTCTGGACGGCGGGATGGAGGGGTTCAACCTGATGGTCAACGCCAGCAACCTGTTCGACAAGCGGCATGTGACCAGTTGCCTTTCCACCAACTGGTGCTGGTTCGGCGCGCCGCGCACGGTCGTCGCCTCTCTCCGTTATAAATGGTGA
- a CDS encoding PepSY-associated TM helix domain-containing protein has protein sequence MNAGFRQSQSSLHTWSGLIVGWVLFTIFLMGTVSYWREDIDRWMRPELAGGEQPEQVVAGAVAYLRDKAPDAKSWFISVPGKHETGATLFWQPRPVEGQPPRRGRRDTRALVGADGQPIHARDTRGGEFFYRFHFDLHYVPVIWARWFVGFCAMAMLVAIISGVITHKKIFKDFFTFRRGKGQRTWLDGHNATAVLALPFHLMITYTGLVTLMTLYMPWAAVANYSQTDKLFDALFPSAGEVVRAEKPAPLVDLAPLMRDARARWGGRDIGAIRVAEPGDAAARVTITASQNDGISVRKPSIAYSGVTGRMIWQSYGAKGAAEAAGVMIGLHAGRYASDLLRWLYFLSGIGGTVMVGSGLVLWTVKRREKLSDPMRPHFGFRLVERLNIGFVAGLPLAMTGYLWANRLLPVHMAGRADWEIHAMFIVWGIALLAGFLRPAKRAWVELFALAGVALIALPVHDLIGSRGVIASVIEGDMRMVAMNLTLLLLGGAFLTMARKVHRHQPKAKRARKAPRSPEVITMLEAAE, from the coding sequence GTGAACGCCGGGTTCCGCCAATCGCAATCCTCGCTCCACACATGGTCCGGCCTGATCGTCGGCTGGGTCCTGTTCACGATCTTCCTCATGGGAACGGTCAGCTACTGGCGGGAGGACATCGATCGCTGGATGCGGCCCGAACTTGCGGGCGGCGAGCAGCCCGAGCAGGTCGTCGCGGGCGCGGTCGCCTATCTGCGCGACAAGGCGCCCGACGCGAAAAGCTGGTTCATATCCGTGCCGGGCAAGCATGAGACGGGCGCCACGCTGTTCTGGCAGCCCCGCCCGGTCGAGGGGCAGCCGCCCAGGCGCGGCCGCCGCGACACGCGGGCGCTGGTGGGCGCCGACGGCCAGCCGATCCACGCGCGCGACACGCGCGGCGGCGAGTTCTTCTATCGCTTTCATTTCGACCTGCATTATGTGCCGGTGATCTGGGCGCGCTGGTTCGTCGGATTCTGCGCGATGGCGATGCTGGTCGCGATCATATCCGGCGTCATCACCCACAAGAAGATCTTCAAGGACTTCTTCACCTTCCGCCGGGGAAAAGGGCAGAGGACCTGGCTCGACGGACACAATGCGACGGCGGTGCTCGCCCTGCCGTTCCATCTGATGATCACCTATACCGGGCTGGTCACGCTGATGACGCTCTACATGCCATGGGCGGCGGTGGCCAATTACAGCCAGACCGACAAATTGTTCGATGCGCTTTTCCCGTCGGCCGGGGAGGTCGTCCGCGCCGAAAAGCCCGCCCCGCTGGTCGATCTGGCGCCGCTGATGCGCGACGCGCGCGCGCGCTGGGGCGGACGCGATATCGGCGCGATCCGGGTCGCCGAGCCCGGCGACGCCGCCGCGCGCGTCACTATCACCGCGAGCCAGAATGACGGCATTTCCGTGCGAAAGCCCAGCATTGCCTACTCCGGAGTGACCGGCCGCATGATCTGGCAGTCCTATGGGGCGAAAGGGGCGGCCGAGGCAGCCGGCGTCATGATCGGCCTGCATGCGGGCCGTTATGCGTCCGACCTGCTGCGCTGGCTTTATTTCCTGAGCGGCATCGGCGGGACGGTGATGGTTGGAAGCGGCCTTGTGCTGTGGACCGTCAAGCGCCGGGAGAAGCTGTCCGATCCGATGCGCCCGCATTTCGGGTTCCGGCTGGTCGAGCGGCTGAACATCGGCTTTGTCGCGGGCCTCCCTCTGGCGATGACGGGCTATCTCTGGGCGAACCGCCTGCTGCCCGTGCATATGGCGGGCCGCGCGGACTGGGAAATCCATGCGATGTTCATTGTCTGGGGCATCGCCCTGCTGGCGGGCTTCCTGCGACCGGCCAAGCGGGCCTGGGTGGAACTGTTCGCCTTGGCAGGCGTGGCGTTGATCGCGTTGCCGGTGCATGACCTGATCGGCAGCCGGGGGGTGATCGCCAGCGTCATCGAAGGGGACATGCGGATGGTCGCGATGAATCTCACCTTGCTGCTGCTGGGCGGCGCGTTCCTGACGATGGCGCGGAAGGTGCACCGCCACCAGCCCAAGGCGAAGCGGGCGCGCAAGGCCCCGAGATCGCCCGAAGTCATCACGATGCTGGAGGCGGCCGAATGA
- a CDS encoding DUF3325 domain-containing protein, whose product MTFLAFLAACAAFASLALSMEKHHQDLLKKRPSRRDRRTFRIAGWAGLALSYGLTVMPWGAATGSILWFGLLSLAAAMILLFLSQRSSRAK is encoded by the coding sequence ATGACTTTCCTCGCGTTTCTCGCTGCCTGCGCGGCCTTTGCGTCGCTGGCGCTCTCGATGGAAAAGCATCATCAGGATCTGTTGAAAAAACGGCCCTCGCGGCGCGATCGCCGCACATTCCGCATCGCGGGTTGGGCCGGGCTGGCCCTGTCCTATGGGTTGACGGTCATGCCCTGGGGTGCCGCGACGGGCAGCATCCTGTGGTTCGGCTTGCTTTCCCTCGCCGCCGCCATGATCCTTCTGTTCCTGAGCCAGCGATCCTCCCGCGCAAAATAG
- a CDS encoding TonB-dependent siderophore receptor has protein sequence MRAFLLTGLSLTAMAAAAAPAHAEKTDANDRSDIIVTGVHLKESIVAGKSDVPLIETPQAISVVSSEDIEARGVTRLSEALRTVAGVSRSTTYGFYDAYTIRGFDAAYGSVYLDGLVNEAGVGFNQELSALEQIEVLKGPASMLFGQAPLGGLINLVSKRPRDDAFLKANISTGSWDLVEGTVDANAPLNSAGTLLGRLNLTYRDADSFVRNAGINRIFVAPAITWRAGPDTSLTVLGRYQRDHDNPISPLPAYGTVLPGVVDIPEDFGINNAGRQRVVNNRNRVQIGYVFDHRFSDALAFSQTLRYTRRKEYWNRWMFAAGFVDANGNYSDAPTDRIGRMFYGPYRANDKDFAVDSRLKGAFQTGGITHEWLGGVDYRQNRGTYFSAGDYESTHFPLNIAHPDYDAILDTRFVQGAPGSRKGHQTGIYLQDHIKFGDRVTLTLGGRYDWAVAPSQKDSAFSPRIGATVELVPGVNAYASWSKSFLPQLGSQQVVGFDGDGNPIGGPIPPERGKNIELGVKFAPEGVPLSGSLAIYQLTRQNVATQDPIYLDFVVVSGEQRARGIEAEMQWRPIDGFSLSLAYTYVDAKVTKDNVFTIGTPLANVPKHNIGAFAQYAVQSGPLTGLGATLGVTYNSKRNGDSYSTRPDGSVLLWLPAYTLVDAGLSYKWSGWGAQLTVANIFDKRYWPDTGGFDRVTPGNPRNWRLTLSREF, from the coding sequence ATGAGAGCATTTCTTCTGACCGGCCTGTCGTTGACCGCGATGGCTGCCGCCGCCGCGCCCGCCCATGCCGAGAAAACCGACGCGAACGATCGCTCGGACATCATCGTGACGGGCGTCCACCTCAAGGAATCGATCGTCGCGGGCAAATCCGACGTTCCGCTGATCGAAACACCGCAGGCGATCTCGGTCGTTTCCTCCGAGGACATCGAGGCGCGCGGGGTCACGCGTCTTTCCGAAGCGCTGCGCACCGTTGCCGGGGTATCGCGCAGCACGACCTACGGCTTTTACGATGCCTATACGATCCGGGGTTTCGACGCCGCCTATGGCAGCGTCTATCTCGACGGACTGGTCAACGAGGCCGGCGTCGGCTTCAATCAGGAACTTTCCGCGCTTGAACAGATCGAGGTGCTCAAAGGTCCGGCGTCGATGCTTTTCGGACAGGCGCCGCTTGGCGGCCTCATCAACCTCGTCAGCAAGCGGCCGCGTGACGATGCCTTTCTCAAGGCGAACATCTCGACCGGCTCCTGGGATCTTGTGGAGGGCACGGTCGATGCGAACGCGCCGCTCAATAGTGCCGGCACCTTGCTCGGGCGGCTGAACCTGACCTATCGCGATGCCGACAGCTTCGTGCGCAACGCCGGGATCAACCGGATTTTCGTCGCGCCCGCCATCACCTGGCGGGCCGGTCCCGATACATCGCTGACCGTCCTGGGACGCTATCAGCGCGACCATGACAATCCGATCTCGCCGCTTCCCGCTTATGGCACCGTCCTGCCCGGCGTGGTGGATATTCCGGAAGATTTCGGCATCAACAACGCCGGCCGCCAGCGCGTCGTCAACAATCGCAATCGCGTCCAGATCGGCTATGTCTTCGATCATCGCTTCAGCGATGCGCTCGCCTTCTCGCAGACGCTGCGCTACACCCGCCGCAAGGAATATTGGAACCGCTGGATGTTCGCTGCGGGGTTCGTCGACGCCAACGGCAATTATTCGGACGCGCCCACTGACAGGATCGGCCGCATGTTCTATGGCCCCTACCGCGCCAACGACAAGGATTTCGCGGTCGACAGCCGGTTGAAAGGCGCGTTCCAGACCGGCGGCATCACGCATGAATGGCTGGGCGGCGTCGATTATCGCCAGAACCGGGGGACATATTTCAGCGCGGGCGACTATGAATCCACGCACTTCCCGCTGAACATCGCCCATCCCGATTATGACGCCATTCTGGACACCCGTTTCGTCCAGGGAGCGCCCGGCAGCCGTAAAGGGCATCAAACCGGCATCTATCTTCAGGACCATATAAAGTTCGGCGATCGGGTCACATTGACGCTGGGCGGCCGCTATGACTGGGCGGTGGCGCCCAGCCAAAAGGACAGCGCGTTCAGCCCCCGTATCGGCGCCACGGTGGAACTCGTCCCCGGCGTCAATGCTTATGCCAGCTGGTCGAAATCCTTCCTGCCGCAACTGGGCAGCCAGCAGGTGGTGGGATTCGATGGCGATGGCAACCCCATCGGCGGCCCCATCCCGCCCGAGCGTGGCAAAAATATCGAACTGGGCGTCAAGTTCGCGCCGGAGGGCGTGCCGCTGAGCGGTAGCCTCGCCATCTATCAACTCACCCGCCAGAATGTCGCGACGCAGGACCCGATCTATCTCGACTTCGTGGTCGTGTCCGGCGAACAGCGCGCACGGGGAATAGAGGCGGAAATGCAGTGGCGGCCGATCGACGGCTTCAGCCTCAGCCTGGCCTACACCTATGTCGACGCAAAGGTGACCAAGGACAATGTCTTCACGATCGGCACGCCTCTGGCCAACGTGCCCAAGCACAATATCGGCGCATTCGCCCAATATGCGGTACAGAGCGGACCGCTGACCGGCCTGGGCGCCACATTGGGCGTCACATATAACAGCAAGCGGAACGGCGACAGCTATTCGACGCGGCCGGATGGATCGGTCCTGCTGTGGCTGCCGGCTTATACGCTGGTCGATGCCGGGCTTTCCTACAAATGGAGCGGCTGGGGCGCGCAACTGACCGTCGCCAACATCTTCGACAAGCGCTACTGGCCCGATACCGGCGGGTTCGATCGCGTGACGCCGGGCAATCCCCGCAACTGGCGCCTGACGCTTTCCCGGGAGTTCTGA
- a CDS encoding efflux transporter outer membrane subunit, whose protein sequence is MIALTGLLPGCAGSQADDSRLSPMTVMAQDNAPLGESEARWPREEWWRAYGSAELDRLVAEAQRANMDLAMALGRIEQARGRARSAGALLLPAVGFDASAQRSDGSSAVVMERRGAQLSFAYEADLWGRYRAGRNAARFSLIASRLDHEAARLMVIGDVARHYAALMTVRERQAIGRLNLEAARRLLARVEAMDRLGLALAGDLAAQRALVAGEEADLAALGQAEGEYLAALALLAGQPARSFAVAGYGLAAMARLPAVSPGLPSELLLRRPDIASAEATLAAASADVRAARAAMLPGISLTAARGVEGGTGPSAAFYNLLAGLTQPILDHGRLAGERDTAEGVRIEREGAYRKTILLALSEVERDLKAMESLERSIAALESQVREASRAADAAEARYRAGVDEIIASLDAQRTLYAARGRLAQAQGDRLAASISLQQGLGGGWIHQETNRQSPPSTGR, encoded by the coding sequence TTGATCGCGCTCACCGGGCTTCTGCCGGGATGCGCCGGATCGCAGGCGGACGACAGCCGCCTGTCGCCGATGACGGTCATGGCGCAGGACAATGCGCCGCTCGGCGAAAGCGAGGCACGTTGGCCGCGGGAGGAGTGGTGGCGCGCCTATGGCAGCGCCGAACTCGACCGGCTGGTGGCGGAGGCGCAGCGGGCCAATATGGACCTTGCCATGGCGCTGGGCCGGATCGAGCAGGCGCGAGGCCGCGCGCGGAGCGCCGGTGCCCTCCTTCTTCCCGCCGTGGGGTTCGATGCCTCGGCCCAGCGGAGCGACGGCAGTTCGGCAGTCGTGATGGAACGCCGGGGCGCGCAGCTTTCGTTCGCCTATGAAGCCGATCTTTGGGGACGCTATCGGGCGGGACGCAATGCGGCGCGTTTCTCGCTGATCGCCTCGCGCCTCGATCATGAAGCGGCGCGGCTCATGGTGATCGGCGATGTCGCGCGCCATTACGCAGCCCTCATGACCGTGCGTGAGCGACAGGCCATCGGCCGTCTCAACCTGGAGGCGGCACGCCGCCTGCTGGCGCGGGTGGAGGCGATGGACCGGCTGGGATTGGCGCTGGCGGGCGATCTGGCCGCGCAACGGGCGCTGGTTGCAGGCGAAGAGGCCGATCTCGCCGCGCTCGGTCAAGCGGAAGGAGAATATCTTGCGGCGCTGGCCCTGCTGGCCGGCCAGCCGGCGCGGAGCTTCGCCGTCGCAGGCTACGGATTGGCCGCCATGGCCCGCCTGCCTGCCGTCTCCCCCGGCCTGCCCTCGGAACTGTTGCTCCGCCGCCCCGACATCGCCTCGGCCGAGGCAACGCTCGCCGCCGCCAGCGCGGATGTTCGCGCGGCGCGCGCGGCCATGCTGCCCGGTATATCACTGACGGCGGCACGCGGCGTCGAAGGCGGGACAGGCCCCAGCGCGGCCTTCTACAATCTTCTGGCCGGCCTGACCCAGCCGATCCTCGACCATGGCCGCCTCGCGGGCGAACGCGACACGGCCGAGGGCGTACGGATCGAGCGCGAAGGCGCTTACCGCAAGACCATCCTTCTGGCGCTTTCGGAGGTGGAGCGCGACCTCAAGGCGATGGAGAGCCTGGAGCGCTCGATCGCGGCTTTGGAATCGCAGGTTCGCGAGGCCTCCCGAGCGGCGGACGCGGCCGAGGCCCGCTATCGCGCGGGAGTGGACGAGATCATCGCCAGCCTCGATGCGCAGCGGACGCTTTATGCAGCGCGTGGACGACTCGCCCAGGCGCAGGGAGATCGTCTGGCGGCGTCCATATCCCTCCAACAGGGGCTCGGCGGCGGCTGGATTCACCAAGAGACGAACAGGCAATCCCCGCCTTCCACGGGTCGATAA